One Formosa sp. Hel3_A1_48 genomic window, TCATGCAGATATGCGGTATAACTACTTCCTGAATTTTTGGAAAAATTAAAATTGACAACACCAGAGTTAACTCCGCTATCGTTAGTTTGTGCACCAAGACCACGATTCAAACTTCCTGCAACGGGGAATGCAGTTACGTCTAAAGCAGAATATCCATTATCAGGGTCATCATAACAATAGAAAAAATTATTATTTATTGAAGGAATTCCAGAACTAATACTTAAATAATTTGAAACAGAATCTGAAGAAACATCAAAAAAATCGGTTTCTGTCAAAATCTCTGAATATGTACCGCCAGTTGCAGTCAATCCCTGGGTCGCTCGAACTCTCAACTTATAAGTTCCAGAAATCAAAGAGCTTGGTAAAACACCATTTATCAAAGATGTATAAAAATCAAAAACTTCATTCAACTCCGTAGGGGCTGAAAAATCTCCTAATTCGTCGCTTAACTCTAAAACAAACTTATTATTGTCTGGGTTGTCAGTCCCAAGAGCAGAGGGATTATCCATTCTAAAAATACCTTTGGGATTGATATGGACTGACACACTAGATCCACTGCCGTAGGTCGCGGAAGTATTAAAATCGATTAATTCTATTTCTGCAAATTCTTGCTGTGCGAAGCTGAAAAAACATGTCAGGGTAAGGACTAATATTTTTAAGAATTTAATAATCATAGAGGTTAATTTATTTAATACAATCTAAGAAAAAATTAAACAAAACACACAATCAAAAAAAGAAAAATTTTCAACGTCTAGTTAGTAAAAAAGATACCTTTTTGGATTCTTACGCCATCCAGCTTGACTTTCATACTCCACAAAATAAACAAGAACATCTGCTTGACTTTGATAGTCTACAAAATAAATTGTTTTATCTGACTGGCTTTTGTAGTCAACAAAATACCATAATCCATCATTTCCTTTTGCTTGACTCTTATAGTTAACTTTGTAGACATTTAAATCAGCTTGACTCTCATAGTCAACCACAAAGACTTTGATATCAGCCTGACTCGCATAATCAACACTAAATACTTTTTGAGCAAAAAGTAGAGATGAACTAAAAATTAAAATTGCACTAAACTGAATTTTCAACACACTCATTTTTATGGTTGTTATTTAAATAATACACCTTCCTTCGTTTCAAATGATGAACTTTTTTAGTTTTAAGAATTTATCGAACCATAAATTTCACTTGTGACGTCCCTTTTGGATGCACCACATGAACTATATATAAGCCTGACGAAAAACTTGACACATCTATAGTTTTGGAACGGCGAAAACTTGCTAATTCGTGACCTAAGTGACTGTATATTGTGACATTAAAATCACTTTCTCCAAGTCCACTAATTTCTATATGGCGGTTTGTAATTGTAGGAGATATCGAAACTAAAACCTCATCAAATACTGCTAATGATAGTGTTCCCCATGAATCATTTGCTGCAGGTCCATTCCAAATTAAAGTGGCTAAATAGGGATTATCAATAAATGGGTTTCGGTTGCCCTGATAAGACGAAATTACATCATTTCTTGTAAGCTCTAAAGCTGAAACAGGATCTTCCTCATTCCATTCCAAAAAGACATCCGGCATGTCACCATTAGGAGAATAATTGGCACTTCCTGTTGCAGAGTTCATGGCTTCGCATTGCGAAGGGTAACGCAAATACATATACATAATAATACGTGCTACATCCCCTTTCCATTCATCACCAGGATAAAAATAACCGTCATTTGTAACTTTGGATTCAACCCCCGAATCGTCAATAAACAAGCGATTGCTGCGCTGTGTGTTTTTCTGAGAATCTGCAGCACGGAGGTTGTGCACATCGGTGCCAGGACTAGGATAATCCGTCACTAAACTTGGGTTTGCAAGTGACTTTGCAAATACATGCTCCCTATTCCATAAGCCTGCGGTGCCTGTACAGCCTGAAAAATTACATTTTTCAAAGACGCCTCTCAAACGATCTGAAATAAACATACCATCGTTGTTATCATATCCATACACAAGAAGTACATTGTCTGAGGTCGAAAACTCTAAATCACTTGTACTCAAAATATCCCAAGTGTCTGTACTCTGTGCGGTGTAAGGAATAAATGCAGTATGCGTATTAATAATAAGTTCCGATAGCTGAGCTTTCAAATCATCACCTGTTTGAGAAAAATCAATTGATGAGTAATATGTAGGTTGACCGTGTAATAAAGTTGAACAAAATACAAACAGAAAATAAATAGTGGTAAATAGGGTTTTGATCATTTCAAGCTAAAAGGGTTAACAAAACAAATTTACAAAATAAATAAAGGAGTTGATTAAAAAAGCTATTTTTGCTGCAAAAAACAAACAATGACTTTACTTCTTATGGCAGCAGGTAGCGGCAGTCGCTACGGAAAACTAAAACAATTTGATGATCTCGGACCTGCTGGGGAATTTTTGATGGAATTCAGTATTTTCGACGCACTTAAAAACGGATTTGACCACATTGTTGTCATTACAAAAGAAGAAAATCAAACATTCTTAAAAGAACACCTAGCAAAGCGAATTGGAACGGCGGTAAAACTTGATGTTTTAGTTCAAAAAATTGAAGATATCCCAAGTGGAATAACAATCGGTGAGGAACGCAAAAAACCATGGGGAACAGCACATGCTGTATGGACTGCAAGAGATGTCATAAAAACTCCTTTTGTCATTATCAACGCAGATGATTATTACGGAGAAAAAGCTTTTGAAAGCGCCGCTAATTTCATTAAAAACCAAAAAGACTTTGCTGCTTTTGCACTAGTCGCCTACCGCTTGAAAGACACTCTTTCTGATTATGGATCAGTATCCAGAGGAGTTTGTTCCGTAAAAAATAAAACACTTAAATCGATTAAAGAACGTACAAAAATCGTAAAGAATGATGGGAAAATAATCGACGAAGAGTCCGGATTAGAGTTAAGTGAAGATGCTTCAGTATCTATGAATTTCTGGATTTGTACACCTCTTATTTTTGATTATACAAAAGACTATTTTTCTCAATTTTTAGCAGATAAAAATAACCACGAAAAAAAAGAGATTTACTTGCCTTTTGTAGCACAAGAAATGATGGAAAATGGACATATCTCAGTCGAAGTTTTAACCACCAACAGTCATTGGTTTGGCGTCACTTATTACGATGACAAAAAAACAGCAGTAAACACCTTGCTGAATCTCACTGAAGAAGGCACATACCCCGCGCCATTGTGGCCAAAAGTCTAGTCTTCAATGCTTAGGGCTTTGAATTTCCACTGAGAAAAACCACCCTCCAAATCATATATTTTTTCAAAGCCTTTTTCAACCAATTTTGAGGCACACTTGGCACTTCTGCCTCCAGATTTACAATACACAATGATTGGTTTGGATTTGTCCAGAGTTTCAATTTGCTGGTCAAAATTTTCATCATAAAAATTTATATTTTGTGCATCAGGCACATGGCCCTCATTGTACTCTGAAGGTGTACGAACATCGACCAACTGAATCTCTTCTGTATCCATTAACTCAATCATTTCGTCTGTTGATATCAGTTTCAAGCTCTGGGCTTTTGGGGTTTGTTTGCAACTGTGAAATACACAAGTAAGCAGTAGAGAAATAAGTAAATAATAGCGTTTCATAAATCGCTGATTTTAAAGTTCAACATCGCCTGACCATTTACTAAATCCGCCCTCTAGGTTATAGGTGTATTCAAAACCCATTTGATGCATCACAGCACAAGCTTGGGCACTACGTGATCCCGCTTTACAGTAGACAAAATAAGGTAAGTTTTTATCAAGTTTTTCGAGAGCATCTATAAACTCCTGAGCTTTGAAAATATCGATATTTGTGGCTCCAGGAATCTTACCGTCTTCAACTTCTATTGCAGTACGGACATCCAATATTACTCCATTGGTGGATTTTGACAATTCGTCTGACCATTCTTGTTGTACTAGGTTCTTCATATTTTAGATAAAATTATTTATGTAAATAAGACGATTGTGAAAGCAATTTGTTACACTTAAATTTTAATTGAACATCCTATGGCACGAGTTTTTGACACAGGTACTTGCCTATTCATCAATAAAGCATCAACGGCATCTTCAACATATTTAAGTACAACCTTATCGGCGTCTTTATAGTTGTCGTCTATTGCGCCTATGTAGCGTACAATAAGCATTTCATTATTCTTTTGGAGCACATAAACATGTGGTGTTTTAGTAGCGCCATATTGTGGAAAGACCGCTTGTTCTCTATCGATTAAATAAGGAAAGGTAAAACCTTTTTTATTAGCGCGTTTCTTCATGGCATCCAAAGAATCACCAGGCTTAATTTCGGTATTATTAGGCATAATAGCAATCACCGGATATCCTTTCTTTGCATACTTTTTATTGAGTGCTTCTATGCGGTCTTCATAAGCAACAGCATAAGGACATGTGTTACAAGTAAAAACGACAATAAAGCCTTTAGATTCATTAAAATCGGAAAGTGAAACAAATGAACCATCAATGTTCTCAAGATTGAAATCGGCAGCTAAAGCACCAATATCATAACCATTTTGAGCTGAAATTGCTGTAGCTAACAACACAGTAAATAAAAGTAGTTTTAATTTGTTCATGATTAAGCGTTTTAGTTCATAAATTTTCGAACTTCAGAGCTCAACTCATCATAGGTAAATGATTGAGGATAAAATTGTCGTTGATCTTTATTATAAATTAGGGTGACTGGAATTGCGCCATCCCATTCGGAATCAATTTTTGGAATCCAAGAATTCATATCGGTGTCATCCAAAACGATAACTTTAGATGTTAATTGTTTTTTCTCTAAAAAAGGGATTAATTTTGATTCGTATTGACTTGGAAAATCCAAACTTATGAGCACAACCTCTACATTTTCTTTAAAATCTTGCTGTATTTGATCAAAATAAGGTAATTCTTTGACGCAAGGTGCACACCATGTGGCCCAAAAATTGACAACATAAACTTTATCATCGTTTTGTTTTAAATAATGCTCAATACCATCAAAATCATAAACTTCTAATTTCTCCACATTTGACGTACAGCAAATTGAAAACGACACTAAAAAAAAGACTTTAATAAAATTCATATCAAAATTTAACAAAAATTTATTCACTAAACTACAGTTTTTGAAATTAAATTTAGAACTTTGTTGTACAATTTAAACACAAAAATTATGAAATCTTTTAAAATAACTCTATTAGCATTTGTTACACTAACCCTATTGGCGTTCACCTCTGATACAGTAAAAAATGTTAACATTGAAGACAGCGTCGTGAAATGGACGGGGTATAAAGTTACCGGGCAACATGAAGGAACGATCTCCTTGAAAAAAGGAACGCTAATGTTTGATGGTAAAACCCTCACCGGAGGTAAGTTTGTAATGGATATGACAACAATAAACACTACAGACATTGAAGGAGATTACAAAGCAAAATTAGATGGTCATCTTAAAAGCAATGATTTTTTTGGAGTTAAAAAGCACAATACTGCCTCTCTAGAATTCATTTCCGTAAAGGGCAATGGAACTAACTACAACGTAAAGGGAGTACTGATCATCAAAGGTATAAAAGATCAAATTGAGTTCAAGATGCAAGTTTCTGAAGATTCTGCAACTGCAAAATTGAAAATTGATCGTACCAAATTTGACATAAAATACGGCTCAGCTAGCTTTTTTGATGGACTTAAAGACCGAGCTATCTACGATGAATTTGACTTAAATGTAAATTTAAAGTTTTAAATCTTAAAAAAATATTTGCCTAATTAAAAAAGCTGCTTATATTTGAAAACATTATGAATAACAAAAAACAAATTACTTGGTGGTGGGCATCTCGATTTAATTAGTCGTGAACACCCCTAGTATGTAAAAATATCAAGGCTTGTCATCACGACAAGCCTTTTTTTTATGAAAAAAACGTACAAACTACAAACACATTATAAGAAAATATTGGCAGACACACTTTCGCCAGTAAGCATCTATCTCAAAATTAGGGACAAATTTCCCAATAGTATGCTGCTGGAAAGCAGTGACTATCATGGAAACGACAATAGCTTCTCATACATCTGCTGTAATCCGATTGCCACAATAAAAATTGAAGGTAATACGCTAACAAAAACATATCCTGACCAATCCAAAGAAACCTCAATTATTGAAAATAATGAGGTAACTAATGAAATCCATCAGTTTACAAAACAATTTAAAACGCAAACGAAAGAGAAGTTTAAATTTATAAACAATGGTCTTTTTGGCTATACTTCATACGATGCTGTAAAATATTTCGAAACTATTGAACTTTCGGAAAAAGAAGATTCAATCACTATACCAGAACTACAGTATGCTGTTTATCAAAACATCATTGCAATTAATCACTTTAAAAATGAAGCGTATATTTTTGCGCATTGTTATGAAAGTCTAAGCAATATTGATGAGCTGCACCACATCATCTGCATGGACCGGTTTGCCGTTTATGGATTCGAAACCACAAATGCTATTGCATCAAATTTAACAGATGGTGAGTTCAAAGAACATGTAAATATTGCCAAAAAACATTGTCAACGTGGTGACGTCTTTCAACTGGTCCTTTCACGAAAGTTTCAACAAGATTTTAAAGGGGATGAATTTAATGTTTATCGAGCCTTGCGCAGCATCAACCCATCGCCCTATCTTTTTTATTTTGATTATGGGGCATTTAAAATCTTTGGAAGTTCTCCTGAAGCTCAACTCGTAGTTAAAAACAAAAGTGCAGAAATTCACCCAATAGCTGGAACTTTTGCACGATCTGGTGACGACATGAAAGATACTGCACTAGCACAAAAATTGGTCGATGACGAAAAAGAAAATAGCGAACATGTTATGTTAGTCGATTTGGCAAGAAATGACCTCAGCCGCCATTGCTCTAAAGTCACTGTAGAAAACTACAGAGAAATACAATTCTTTTCGCATGTAATTCATCTAGTAAGCAAGGTTATTGGAACAATTCGAGACCACACCTCTACTATGCAAATCGTTGCAGACACCTTTCCTGCAGGGACGCTTTCTGGTGCGCCAAAATATAAAGCAATGGAATTGATAGAAACCTATGAAAAAACAAGCCGAGGGTTCTATGGAGGAGCCATAGGCTTTATGGATTTTGAAGGGAATTATAACCACGCCATTATGATCAGAACTTTCCTGAGTAAAAATCAACAGTTGCATTGGCAAGCAGGTGCAGGGATTGTTTCAAAATCAAATCCTGAAAATGAATTGCAAGAGGTCTTTAACAAACTTGGAGCCCTAACCAATGCCATTAAACGCGCTGAAAAAATTTAACATGAAAGATATTTTAGTAATAGATAATTACGATAGTTTTACTTACAACTTGGTGCACTATTTAGAAGATTTAGAATGCAGTGTCACAGTCAAAAGAAATGATCAACTTGAACTAAAAGAAGTAGATAATTTCGACAAAATAGTACTCTCTCCTGGTCCAGGTATTCCTGACGAAGCTGGGCTATTAAAACCCATCATAAAAACCTTCGCAGCAACGAAAAGTATTTTAGGTGTTTGTTTGGGAATGCAAGCAATCGGCGAAGTATTTGGTGCCGAACTTCATAATCTTGATACTGTGTATCATGGTATTCAAACAAAAGTGAAGATTACCTCAAAAAATGAAAAACTTTTCAAAGGTTTAGGCCAAACAATTGATGTTGGCCGCTACCACTCATGGGTTGTCAAAGGGCAAATACCGGATTGCCTTGAAATAACTTCTGTTGACGAAAACGATCAGATAATGGCACTACGACACAAAGATTATGATGTCAAAGGCGTTCAGTTTCATCCTGAATCAGTATTGACTCCGGACGGAAAAATCATATTAAAAAACTGGATTAATTCATAAAAATGAAAGCACTTTTAAATCGACTTATAAACCACGAAAGCATCAGTGCTGAGGAAGCCAAGCAAATTCTAATCAGTATCTCTAAAGGAGATTATAATCAGGCTCAAATCGCATCATTCCTTACTGTTTATATGATGCGCAGTATAACTGTAAATGAACTTCAAGGCTTTAGAGACGCCTTGCTCGAACTGTGCTTAGCAGTTGATTTACAAACTTACGACCCAATTGATTTATGTGGAACTGGTGGGGATGGTAAAGATACATTCAATATTTCTACACTGTCGTCATTTATTACTGCCGGAGCGGGGGTTGCCGTTGCCAAACATGGAAATTACGGAGTGTCATCGGCCTGCGGGTCATCAAATGTTTTGGAGGCATTAGGAGTCAAATTCTCTAATGATAAAGACCATTTGAAGCGCGCCATGGAAACTGCCAATATATGCGTATTACATGCGCCTTTGTTCCACCCTGCAATGAAAAATGTAGCACCAATAAGAAAAGCCCTAGGAATTAAGACTTTTTTTAATATGTTAGGTCCAATGGTTAACCCCTCGTTTCCTAAACATCAAATGGTTGGTGTATTTAATTTAGAATTACTTAGGTTATACAACTATCTATACCAAAAAACCGATAAAAACTATAGTATTGTTCATGATTTAGGGGGGTATGATGAACTTTCATTGACGAACAACGCTAAAATTGCTACCAACCAATCAGAGTTGCTATTTTCGCCTGATGATTTAGACCTAAAATCCATAACAGCCGAGTCGATTTTTGGCGGAAATACAGTCAAAGAGGCTACAGAAATTTTCGAGTCCATCATTTCAGGCAAAGGAAGTAAAGCACAAAATGCGGTGGTATGCGCAAATGCTGGTTTAGCCATAGCTACAGCTAAAGAAATTACACACAAAGAAGGTTTTGAGTATGCAAAAGAAAGTCTGCTAAGTGGCAAAGCCAAAACCTGTCTTACAAAATTAACCGCTCTCTAACATGACTATTTTAGATAAAATCATAAAAGACAAATACAAAGAGGTAGAACTTCGAAAGGCTCTAATTCCTGTGAAGCAACTGGAACAATCTGTTCTTTGTGATCGTCCAATAAACTCCCTCAAAGCAAAATTGGAGCAAAGTGCGTCAGGTATTATTGCCGAACACAAGCGACGTTCTCCATCCAAAGCCACTATCAATCAAAATTTGAATGTTGATGATGTAGCTAAAGGATATCAAAAAGCAGGAGTATGCGGCATGTCTGTCCTTACGGATATGAAGTATTTTGGAGGAGGATTAGAGGATTTACTCACGGCACGGGCCAGTTGCGAATTACCTCTTTTGCGAAAAGAATTTATAATAGATCCCTATCAAATATTGGAAGCTAAAGCCTATGGAGCCGATGTAATTCTGCTTATTGCAGCAGTTCTTAGCAGAGATGAAATCAAATCTTTGTCAAGATTTGCGCAACAACTAAATATTGAAGTACTGCTTGAAATACACAACGAAAACGAATTGAACAAATCAATGATGCCTAGTTTGGATATGATAGGGGTTAACAACAGAAATTTAAAAACATTTGAGGTCGATTTAAACCACAGTATAAATTTAAGTTCCATTATTCCAAAAGAATTTTTAAAAGTGTCTGAAAGCGGAATCAGTTCAGTTGAAGCTATAAAAATGTTGCAACCCTTTGGCTATAAAGGCTTTTTGATTGGAGAAAATTTTATGAAAACAAACCAACCGGGGACTAGTGCTGCAAACTTCATAAAACAACTTGAGTCATGAAGCTGAAAATTTGTGGGATGAAATATCAAGAAAATATTTTGGATGTAGCAGCGCTCAGCCCAGACTACATGGGCTTTATTTTTTATGAAAACTCACCACGCTCCATTGACACTTACATTCCAGTCATACCAAAATCAATAAAAAAAGTAGGGGTTTTTGTCAATGAATCCCTAGAAAACGTAAAGAAAAAGGCCGCTCAATACAATTTGAATACAGTTCAACTACACGGCCATGAAGCCCCTGAATTCTGTAGGAAATTAAAAAGTGAGGGACTGGAAATTATCAAAGTTTTTTCGATAAGAAATGAATTTGATTTTTCGCGACTGAGTGCTTACGAGCCTTTCATCGATTTTTTTCTTTTCGACACTAAAGGCAAAAATCCTGGTGGTAATGGATTTTGCTTTGATTGGAACGTGTTGCAAGATTACGATGCAAACAAACCTTATTTTTTAAGTGGTGGAATTGGAGTAGAACAACTTGAATCCCTAAAAAAATTCAAGAATAGTACAGCTGCAAAACAGTGTTATGCAATAGACATCAACAGTAAATTTGAACTAAAACCAGGACTTAAAGACGATATTAAACTTAAAAACTTTATTAAACAATTATGAGTTATCACGTAAATGAAAAAGGGTATTACGGTCAATTTGGTGGTGCATTTATTCCAGAAATGCTTTACCCAAATATTGAAGAATTACGTCAAAAATATTTAAGTATTATGGCAGAGCCTGATTTTAAGGCCGAGTTTGACCAATTATTAAAAAACTATGTTGGGCGCCCGACCCCTTTGTATTATGCAAAGCGCTTTTCGGAAAAATACAACACTAAAATTTACTTCAAAAGAGAAGATTTGTGCCACACAGGAGCGCATAAAGTTAATAATACCATAGGCCAAATTTTAATGGCCAAACGTTTGGGTAAATCGCGCATTATTGCAGAGACTGGAGCTGGACAACACGGTGTAGCAACGGCTACGGTTTGTGCATTAGCAGGCATACAATGCATCGTTTATATGGGTGAAATTGATATTGCTCGTCAAGCACCAAACGTTGCGCGTATGAAAATGTTAGGCGCCGAAGTTCGTCCAGCTAAATCTGGAAGCCGAACATTAAAAGATGCTACAAATGAAGCCATCCGCGATTGGATCAACAATCCAGAAGATACACACTATATTATTGGAAGCGCAGTCGGCCCACACCCTTATCCAGATATGGTATCCCGATTTCAATCTGTTGTTTCAGAAGAAATCAAATGGCAACTCAATGCAGCGGAGGGTAATGAAAACCCCAATTATGTAGTAGCTTGCGTCGGAGGTGGAAGTAATGCAGCTGGAGCATATTATCATTTTTTGGATGATGAACGGGTAGGTCTTATTGCTGTAGAGGCTGCCGGAAAAGGGGTTGACACCGGTGAAAGTGCTGCCACTTCAATTCTCGGAAAAGAGGGAATTATCCATGGGAGTAAAACACTACTAATGCAAACTCAGGACGGTCAAATTACAGAACCTTACTCCATCTCTGCAGGCTTAGATTACCCCGGAGTTGGCCCCATGCATGCACATTTGCATACCACCAAACGAGCAGAATTTATTCCGGTAACAGATGATGAGGCAATGACAGCTGGGCTAATGCTTTCGCAATTAGAAGGTATTATTCCTGCTATAGAAACAGCACATGCTTTTGCCATTTTTGAAACTAAAAAATTTAAACCGAATGATATTGTCGTAGTCTGTCTGTCTGGTCGGGGCGATAAAGACCTCAACACATACATTGATTATTTTAAATTATAATTCTAATGAACAGAATTCAAGCAAAACTAAAAGAAGATAAAAAGCTGCTCTCAATTTATTTTTCATCAGGTTTCCCTGAGGTTAATGATACTGTTGAAATTATAAAACGTCTTGAAAAAAGCGGAGTGGACATGATTGAAATCGGATTGCCTTTCAGTGACCCGCTAGCCGATGGACCAACTATACAAGCAAGTTCAACAAAAGCCCTACAAAATGGCATGAATACGGCCTTGCTTTTTAAGCAACTCAAAGACATCAGAAAAGAGGTCTCTATTCCATTGATCCTTATGGGTTATTTTAATCCAATGCTACAATATGGTGTCGAAGCTTTTTGTAAAAAATGCCATGAAGTTGGAATCGATGGCTTTATTATTCCAGACTTACCAGCACAAGTGTACCATGAGGAGTACAAAGCGATTTTTGATCGCTATGGATTACTCAATATTTTCTTAATTACACCACAAACCTCTGATGAACGTATTCGTTATATGGACTCGATTTCAGAAGGATTTATTTATATGGTGAGTAGTGCCAGCACAACTGGAACTCAAAGCGGTTTTGGACAAACACAACAAGATTATTTCAAGCGCATTGAAAATTTGAACCTAAAGAATCCACAAATTGTTGGGTTTGGAATTTCGAATAAAGAAACATTTGTACAAGCTACAACACATGCCAAAGGAGCCATCATCGGCAGTGCCTTTATCAAATATATTGATACTCAAGGGGTCGATAAAATTCACGAATTTGTTGGGAATATTTTAAATTAATTTGATTAATTTCGAGCACACCCAAATTTAATAAACAATGAATCTTAATGCATTAAAACTACTAACACTCTGTGTGTTTTTATCTTGTAAAACCACAAATCCACTACGTCCAACAGTGAGTATCAACCCTCATGAAGTTGTAAAATCGCCTTTACACCTCAGCGTAAATTCTATGGGGGTTTGGCATGCTCATGAAGGAGAGTTGGACCATGTACAACTGATAGATCAACAGGGGAATGAATTGGCAATAGGAATTTTGAGTACCTCCGAGGATTGGATGAAATCGGGTTCAATTCTATTTCAAACGGTATTGGAGTTTAATTCAAAAGAAAACAAAAGGGGATATCTAACCATTCACAACTATTCAGGAGTTGGGGATGGTAGTGAAGCAGGAGAAAAACTATCTTTTAAAATCCCTGTTCGCTTTGAACCTTAACGTGTAAAGACCAATTTATGATCTGAGGAAAGGTTAGCGTCATAAGCATAGCGGTCAATATTAAAGCTTTTTAGCTCTTCAGCAGTTTGTGCATTCGAGTCGATAATGTAACGCGTCATTAGTCCACGAGCGCGTTTAGAAAAAATGGCAATGGTTTTGAATTGACCATTTTTAAACTCCTTAAAATCAACATGAATTAAAGGCGTTTTAAGAGCTTTCGCATCAATGGCTTTAAAATATTCTTGACTGGCTAAATTGACTAAAAGCTCATCCTCATACAGCTCATCATTCAGGGCTGTTGTGATTTTCTTTCGCCAAAACTCATAAAGGTTTTTATTTTTTCCAAAAGGAAATTTTGTGCCCATTTCCAAACGGTAAGGTTGAATCAAATCCAAAGGTTTAAGCAGTCCATAGAGCCCAGAAATTATCCGAACCGTATCTTGTAAAATATCTAATTTTTCTTCAGAAATGGAATACGCATCCAAACCGCGATAAACATCGCCATCAAACGCATAAATGGCCTGACGTGCATTTTCAGAACTAAAAGGCAGTGACCAATTTTGGTTGCGTTCATAGTTAAGCGCTCCAAGTTTAGGTGAAATATGCATAAGTTCTGATAGAGCTTTTGGAGATTTTTTTTTGAGGAGTGTGTTCAGCTCTTTAGCTTCATTCAAAAAACAACTCTCCGAACTAAAGCCCGTAGGCAATTTACTATCGTAATTGAGTGACTTGGCGGGTGAGATGACGAGTTTCATAACATTTGATATTTACACTCAAAAATACTTACAAAAACTTAAAGATAAAAAAGTTTAACTTTAATCTTTTTGATATTGCAATCAATAAAATCAATGAAAAACTACTGTGCGTGTTTGGCATAAGCACGCCATTTTTCTATACAGTCTCCTATATCTGATGGGAGATTGCAAGAGAAAGACATCTGTTCATTGGTCTTTGGATGAATAAAACCAAGTGTTTCGGCATGTAGCGCTTGACGGGGAAGCACTTTAAAACAATTATCTACAAATTGCTTGTATTTGGTAAAGGTCGTGCCTTTCAATATTTTTTCGCCCCCATAGCGCTCATCATTAAAAAGGGTGTGACCAATATGCTTCATATGAACACGAATTTGATGGGTACGTCCTGTTTCGAGTGTACAGCGTACAAGGGTCACATACCCCAAACGCTCAATAACTTCAAAATGTGTAATGGCGGGCTTTCCT contains:
- a CDS encoding DUF6150 family protein, which produces MSVLKIQFSAILIFSSSLLFAQKVFSVDYASQADIKVFVVDYESQADLNVYKVNYKSQAKGNDGLWYFVDYKSQSDKTIYFVDYQSQADVLVYFVEYESQAGWRKNPKRYLFY
- a CDS encoding endonuclease, coding for MIKTLFTTIYFLFVFCSTLLHGQPTYYSSIDFSQTGDDLKAQLSELIINTHTAFIPYTAQSTDTWDILSTSDLEFSTSDNVLLVYGYDNNDGMFISDRLRGVFEKCNFSGCTGTAGLWNREHVFAKSLANPSLVTDYPSPGTDVHNLRAADSQKNTQRSNRLFIDDSGVESKVTNDGYFYPGDEWKGDVARIIMYMYLRYPSQCEAMNSATGSANYSPNGDMPDVFLEWNEEDPVSALELTRNDVISSYQGNRNPFIDNPYLATLIWNGPAANDSWGTLSLAVFDEVLVSISPTITNRHIEISGLGESDFNVTIYSHLGHELASFRRSKTIDVSSFSSGLYIVHVVHPKGTSQVKFMVR
- a CDS encoding nucleotidyltransferase family protein, whose protein sequence is MTLLLMAAGSGSRYGKLKQFDDLGPAGEFLMEFSIFDALKNGFDHIVVITKEENQTFLKEHLAKRIGTAVKLDVLVQKIEDIPSGITIGEERKKPWGTAHAVWTARDVIKTPFVIINADDYYGEKAFESAANFIKNQKDFAAFALVAYRLKDTLSDYGSVSRGVCSVKNKTLKSIKERTKIVKNDGKIIDEESGLELSEDASVSMNFWICTPLIFDYTKDYFSQFLADKNNHEKKEIYLPFVAQEMMENGHISVEVLTTNSHWFGVTYYDDKKTAVNTLLNLTEEGTYPAPLWPKV
- a CDS encoding rhodanese-like domain-containing protein → MKRYYLLISLLLTCVFHSCKQTPKAQSLKLISTDEMIELMDTEEIQLVDVRTPSEYNEGHVPDAQNINFYDENFDQQIETLDKSKPIIVYCKSGGRSAKCASKLVEKGFEKIYDLEGGFSQWKFKALSIED
- a CDS encoding rhodanese-like domain-containing protein, with amino-acid sequence MKNLVQQEWSDELSKSTNGVILDVRTAIEVEDGKIPGATNIDIFKAQEFIDALEKLDKNLPYFVYCKAGSRSAQACAVMHQMGFEYTYNLEGGFSKWSGDVEL
- a CDS encoding thioredoxin family protein, which codes for MNKLKLLLFTVLLATAISAQNGYDIGALAADFNLENIDGSFVSLSDFNESKGFIVVFTCNTCPYAVAYEDRIEALNKKYAKKGYPVIAIMPNNTEIKPGDSLDAMKKRANKKGFTFPYLIDREQAVFPQYGATKTPHVYVLQKNNEMLIVRYIGAIDDNYKDADKVVLKYVEDAVDALLMNRQVPVSKTRAIGCSIKI
- a CDS encoding TlpA family protein disulfide reductase, whose protein sequence is MNFIKVFFLVSFSICCTSNVEKLEVYDFDGIEHYLKQNDDKVYVVNFWATWCAPCVKELPYFDQIQQDFKENVEVVLISLDFPSQYESKLIPFLEKKQLTSKVIVLDDTDMNSWIPKIDSEWDGAIPVTLIYNKDQRQFYPQSFTYDELSSEVRKFMN
- a CDS encoding YceI family protein, translating into MKSFKITLLAFVTLTLLAFTSDTVKNVNIEDSVVKWTGYKVTGQHEGTISLKKGTLMFDGKTLTGGKFVMDMTTINTTDIEGDYKAKLDGHLKSNDFFGVKKHNTASLEFISVKGNGTNYNVKGVLIIKGIKDQIEFKMQVSEDSATAKLKIDRTKFDIKYGSASFFDGLKDRAIYDEFDLNVNLKF